The Morococcus cerebrosus sequence TGAGAAATAAATTTAGTAAAAATGCAGGATGGTATGGGTGGGCATTCTATTTCTCATTGTTCGTTTTGTTTATTACTGTTTTGTGTATAAAAGATGTAATGTTAGTAAGAGATATTCCTTTAGATAAAGGAATTTGGATTAGTCTTCTTGTACTATTAGGAAATTTTGCCGTGAAAATGCCGTTTATAATTCCGGCATTATGGCTAGTAATATTCATATCAAGAAGACGAAGTGAGGCAGAAAGATTGTCACAAGAGTATGTGCATAAAGAGGTTTTAGCTAAGTCATATGATAGCTATAAACAGCAAATTGAGAAACTATCTAAAAAAGAACAAGAAGAGTTATTGCCTGTGCTAATGGAAGGTATGATTAAGGCTATTTCCTTAAATCCAGCAGAAACATTAGATAAAAAACATCAAAGTGATAGTCCTATTTCAGAAGTTTTAAAAGATAAGAACTTTATAGATTCTATTGTGGATAAAATAAAAGGTTCTTCTTCCAAATCCTAATAAAGTACGGACAAACCCCAAGGAGTTTTTCCCATGCGCAAACTGCAAAACACGCTCTATATCACCACCCAAGGCAGCTATCTGCATAAGGAGCGGGAGACGTTGGTGGTGGAGCAGGAGCGTAAAAAGGTGGCGCAGTTGCCGGTGCATTCCATCGGGCATATTTTCTGTTTTGGCAATGTGCTGGTGTCGCCGTTTTTGCTGGGATTTTGCGGTGAAAATAATGTGAATTTGACGTTTTTTACCGAAAACGGACGTTTCTTGGGGCGGCTTCAGGGGCGGCAGAGCGGTAATGTGCTCTTGCGTCGGGCGCAGTATCGGGTGTCGGAGCAAAATCCCGTGCCGATTGCGCGCAATATCATTGCGGCGAAGATTCAGGCGAGTAAGCGGGTGCTTCAGCGGCAGATTCGCAATTACGGCGAGAATGAGGCGATTCAAAGTGCGGTCGATGCTTTGAACATTTCGCTGCGGCAGTTGAAGGGCGCGGCGGAGCTGGACATGGTGCGCGGCATTGAGGGCGACGCAGCGGCGCGTTATTTCGGCG is a genomic window containing:
- the cas1c gene encoding type I-C CRISPR-associated endonuclease Cas1c, translated to MRKLQNTLYITTQGSYLHKERETLVVEQERKKVAQLPVHSIGHIFCFGNVLVSPFLLGFCGENNVNLTFFTENGRFLGRLQGRQSGNVLLRRAQYRVSEQNPVPIARNIIAAKIQASKRVLQRQIRNYGENEAIQSAVDALNISLRQLKGAAELDMVRGIEGDAAARYFGVFGLLLSEKSGFSFDGRNRRPPRDGVNALLSFVYSILGKDISGALQGVGLDPQVGFLHADRPGRDSLAQDILEEFRAWWADRLVLSLINRGQIKPQDFVTEASGAVNLKAEARKLLFQALQAKKQEKIVHPFLGEEVEIGLLPYIQAMLLARHLRGDLVEYPPFLMR